In Rattus norvegicus strain BN/NHsdMcwi chromosome 1, GRCr8, whole genome shotgun sequence, a genomic segment contains:
- the Rps29-ps21 gene encoding small ribosomal subunit protein uS14-like — protein MGHQQLYWSHPRKFGQGSCSCRVCSNRHGLIRKYGLNMCRQCFCQYAKDIGFIKLD, from the coding sequence ATGGGTCACCAGCAGCTCTACTGGAGTCACCCTCGGAAGTTCGGCCAGGGTTCTTGCTCTTGCCGCGTCTGCTCTAACCGCCACGGTCTGATCCGTAAATATGGGCTGAACATGTGCCGACAGTGCTTCTGTCAGTACGCGAAGGACATAGGCTTCATTAAGTTGGACTAA